The following proteins come from a genomic window of Puntigrus tetrazona isolate hp1 chromosome 15, ASM1883169v1, whole genome shotgun sequence:
- the scn2b gene encoding sodium channel subunit beta-2 isoform X3 has protein sequence MYSVIKKKTNFTGSSCSVMRCLFIVFIFTVHGTYGCVKTSPDQKVKAGTDVHLSCNFSQCPGPLDIMSVSVEWEFMDISSEPKIILYYIRNRTVPLPGVFFKGDVKLGSFDIQLQSVTDKNNGTYLCRLRLNGIFHKNQTHLIVQSALTRRILPGVNRLQTPPLWWPSLASVAGLVLLIGTMFLGRKAYRSTQRENNSKQNIEVVNNSSHGEDKGVTYRVGFSMPDLADASSPPGSPDNIYVTMHGFPLAPDAPVTAGRSRLLPSDWKPKDDEEPVYVPCHQDLSLKR, from the exons atgtattccgttataaagaagaaaacaaacttcACAGGGTCTTCATGCTCAGTTATGCGGTGCCTGTTTATAGTATTTATCTTCACAG TACATGGAACCTATGGTTGTGTGAAGACCAGTCCAGACCAGAAGGTTAAAGCCGGGACGGATGTCCATTTGTCATGTAATTTCTCACAATGTCCTGGACCTCTAGACATCATGTCTGTTAGTGTGGAGTGGGAATTCatg GATATCTCctctgagccaaaaataatcCTCTACTACATCAGAAACCGAACTGTGCCACTTCCTGGTGTGTTTTTTAAGGGAGATGTCAAATTAGGGAGTTTTGATATACAGCTCCAATCCGTGACCGATAAGAACAATGGAACTTATCTATGTAGACTGCGTCTCAATGGCATTTTTCACAAGAACCAAACACACCTCATTGTGCAATCAG CACTGACCAGGAGAATCCTTCCAGGTGTGAATCGTCTGCAGACACCTCCTCTCTGGTGGCCGTCTCTGGCATCGGTGGCTGGGCTCGTGTTACTAATAGGCACCATGTTTTTGGGGAGGAAAGCTTACAGATCAACCCAGAGAGAAAACAACTCAAA GCAAAATATAGAAGTGGTTAACAACAGCTCTCACGGTGAAGACAAGGGAGTGACATACAGG GTGGGATTCAGCATGCCCGACCTTGCGGACGCGAGCAGTCCTCCCGGCAGTCCAGATAACATCTATGTTACCATG CATGGTTTCCCATTGGCACCAGATGCTCCTGTCACAGCTGGACGCAGCAGACTCCTTCCTTCCGATTGGA